A region from the Cryptosporangium arvum DSM 44712 genome encodes:
- a CDS encoding chemotaxis protein CheA — translation MSFEDESLDIFITEARELVQDVEDGILRLEETPVEAESVNALFRAIHTLKGSSGLFGLDHMVQFTHVIETLLDLVRQGELSVTPDLVSALLPCGDHILNLVEAIAHGRADATPEELSTGAVLLSRLEPFLPGSSSPPGNAPEAAASAPEPEPVADEEKAWHLSLSFGPDSLRNGMDPLAFIRYLSTVGTITDLSVVADGLPTLDEMDPETCYLGFEVDYETSVPKADIENVFEFVREDSDIRITPGDAQVESYVRLIGTLPESDRIGDILIRSGAATEREITDAMNLQQERSRGSNTMVPLGEILVELNIVPRQVVDAALRKQRRSGETRAQQDTQTLRVDAARLDRLIDLVGELVIAQASAGVVCLTDGNDRAGMAEAQSEVMRLVEEVRDSALSLRMVPIGTTFRRFERVVRDVSHELGKEVGLVVTGGDAEVDKALVERIGDPLVHLVRNSLDHGIESPAERLRRGKPARGTLRLNAFHDAGNIVIEVADDGKGLDRDRILERAIERGLVEPGAVLTDAEIYEMIFEPGFSTAAAVSNLSGRGVGMDVVRKNVTALRGTIEVETEVGVGTTMRLRLPLTLAIIDGFLVGVGSRFFIVPLDRVTECVELPAAEAGRNVMDLRGEVLPFIRLRSMFEIDGQPARRQSVVVVEQSGQRTGLVVDALMGEFQTVIKPLGPLFARAKYISGATILGNGEVALILDVGPLVAGQTERERALHADAVA, via the coding sequence ATGAGCTTCGAAGACGAATCCCTGGACATCTTCATCACCGAGGCGCGGGAGCTCGTGCAGGACGTCGAGGACGGCATCCTGCGCCTGGAGGAGACGCCGGTCGAGGCCGAGAGCGTCAACGCGCTGTTCCGGGCGATCCACACGCTCAAGGGGTCGTCCGGCCTGTTCGGCCTGGACCACATGGTGCAGTTCACGCACGTCATCGAGACGCTGCTCGACCTGGTGCGGCAGGGTGAACTGTCGGTCACCCCCGACCTGGTCAGCGCCCTGCTCCCGTGCGGCGACCACATCCTGAACCTGGTCGAGGCGATCGCGCACGGCCGGGCCGACGCGACGCCGGAGGAACTGAGCACCGGAGCGGTGCTGCTCAGCCGCCTCGAGCCGTTTCTCCCCGGAAGCTCGAGCCCGCCCGGGAACGCTCCCGAGGCGGCGGCGTCGGCTCCGGAGCCGGAACCGGTGGCCGACGAGGAGAAGGCCTGGCACCTCAGCCTGAGCTTCGGCCCCGACAGCCTCCGCAACGGCATGGACCCGCTCGCGTTCATCCGCTACCTGTCCACGGTCGGCACGATCACGGACCTGAGCGTCGTCGCCGACGGCCTGCCGACGCTCGACGAGATGGACCCGGAGACCTGTTACCTCGGGTTCGAGGTCGACTACGAGACCTCGGTGCCCAAGGCCGACATCGAGAACGTCTTCGAGTTCGTCCGCGAGGACAGCGACATCCGGATCACGCCCGGCGACGCCCAGGTCGAGTCGTACGTGCGGCTCATCGGGACGCTGCCGGAGAGCGATCGGATCGGCGACATCCTGATCCGCAGCGGTGCCGCGACCGAACGCGAGATCACCGACGCGATGAACCTCCAGCAGGAGCGTTCCCGGGGCAGCAACACGATGGTGCCGCTCGGCGAGATCCTCGTCGAGCTGAACATCGTCCCCCGCCAGGTCGTGGACGCCGCCCTCCGCAAGCAGCGCCGCAGCGGCGAGACCCGCGCCCAGCAGGACACCCAGACGCTCCGGGTGGACGCCGCCCGGCTGGACCGGCTCATCGACCTGGTCGGCGAACTCGTGATCGCCCAGGCCAGCGCCGGCGTCGTCTGCCTGACCGACGGCAACGACCGCGCGGGGATGGCGGAAGCGCAGAGTGAGGTCATGCGCCTGGTCGAGGAGGTCCGCGACAGCGCGCTGTCGCTGCGGATGGTGCCGATCGGGACGACGTTCCGCCGGTTCGAGCGGGTCGTCCGGGACGTGAGCCACGAGTTGGGCAAGGAAGTCGGCCTGGTCGTGACCGGCGGTGACGCGGAGGTCGACAAGGCGCTCGTCGAACGCATCGGCGACCCGCTCGTCCACCTGGTCCGCAACTCGCTCGACCACGGCATCGAGTCGCCGGCCGAGCGTCTCCGACGGGGCAAACCCGCCCGCGGGACGCTACGCCTCAACGCCTTCCACGACGCCGGCAACATCGTGATCGAGGTGGCCGACGACGGCAAAGGGCTCGACCGGGACCGCATCCTGGAGCGGGCGATCGAGCGGGGCCTGGTCGAACCGGGTGCCGTGCTCACCGACGCCGAGATCTACGAGATGATCTTCGAGCCGGGGTTCTCCACGGCGGCGGCGGTGTCGAACCTGTCCGGCCGGGGCGTCGGCATGGACGTCGTGCGGAAGAACGTCACCGCGCTGCGCGGCACGATCGAGGTAGAGACCGAGGTCGGTGTCGGCACCACGATGCGGCTCCGGCTACCGCTGACGCTCGCGATCATCGACGGGTTCCTGGTCGGGGTCGGGTCGCGGTTCTTCATCGTGCCGCTGGACCGAGTCACCGAGTGCGTCGAGCTGCCGGCCGCCGAGGCGGGCCGCAACGTCATGGACCTGCGTGGGGAAGTGCTGCCGTTCATCCGGTTGCGGTCGATGTTCGAGATCGACGGGCAGCCGGCACGCCGGCAGAGCGTCGTCGTGGTCGAGCAGTCCGGTCAGCGCACCGGGCTGGTCGTCGACGCGCTGATGGGGGAGTTCCAGACCGTGATCAAGCCGCTCGGCCCCCTCTTCGCCCGGGCGAAGTACATCAGCGGCGCGACGATCCTCGGCAACGGCGAGGTCGCGCTCATCCTCGACGTCGGCCCGCTGGTCGCCGGCCAGACCGAGCGCGAGCGAGCCCTGCACGCCGACGCGGTGGCCTAG
- a CDS encoding STAS domain-containing protein, with protein MTRLELGDELTIVTAAETRERLVPYRKAGTGLELDLSAVSDVDTAGLQLLLAARREGVVLTDPSPVVRDLLDFTRLSAELR; from the coding sequence ATGACCCGGCTCGAACTGGGTGACGAACTGACGATCGTCACCGCCGCGGAGACCCGGGAACGGCTCGTGCCGTACCGGAAAGCCGGGACCGGTCTGGAGCTCGACCTGTCCGCGGTGTCCGACGTCGACACCGCCGGCCTGCAGTTGCTGCTGGCCGCCCGGCGCGAAGGCGTGGTGCTCACCGACCCGAGCCCGGTCGTCCGTGACCTGCTGGACTTCACCCGATTGAGCGCGGAGCTGCGATGA
- a CDS encoding response regulator: MAKTILIVDDSASVRQVVTIALKGAGYDVIAGVDGKDALAKLTGQRVHLIISDVNMPNMDGITFVQEVKKLAAYKFTPVIMLTTESQEDKKKAAQAAGAKAWVTKPFQPPQMLAAVQKLIAP, from the coding sequence ATGGCAAAGACGATCCTGATAGTCGACGACTCGGCTTCGGTGCGGCAGGTGGTCACGATCGCGCTGAAGGGCGCCGGGTACGACGTGATCGCCGGCGTCGACGGCAAGGACGCGCTGGCCAAGCTGACCGGTCAGCGCGTCCACCTGATCATCTCCGACGTGAACATGCCCAACATGGACGGCATTACGTTCGTCCAGGAGGTCAAGAAGCTCGCGGCGTACAAGTTCACACCGGTGATCATGCTGACCACCGAATCGCAGGAGGACAAGAAGAAGGCCGCGCAGGCCGCGGGGGCCAAGGCCTGGGTCACCAAGCCGTTCCAGCCGCCGCAGATGCTCGCGGCGGTACAGAAGCTGATCGCGCCATGA
- a CDS encoding methyl-accepting chemotaxis protein, giving the protein MAEWLIALAALLVGLGVGVVVGKRLDARQTPATTTTANEFHRSVVDFAGAVAPVWSAQVDTSRAQMETAISGVTEQFAGIVDNLDTVLDSSAGVLHGDSAAVFDRSRERLGDVVSTLDNAVAMKRQALEELRTLNDLTGELKQMAAEVTAIASQTHLLALNAAIEAVRVGEAGAAFEVVALEVRHLAERSLNTSSRITDKVAGIGAAIDSVITNAQEGAEREDLAVNQANGDVNEVLEDLQSVVTGFQQSSGELESAAVGIRGQIASSLVELQFQDRLCQVLEHLRDNIAQLPTVVADVPTTESGEPLPLDAQRLLDALAADYTMVEERLAHESGGAVVQRESEITFF; this is encoded by the coding sequence ATGGCTGAGTGGTTGATCGCGCTGGCGGCGCTCCTGGTCGGGCTGGGCGTCGGCGTCGTCGTGGGAAAGCGGCTCGACGCGCGGCAGACACCCGCCACCACTACCACCGCCAACGAGTTCCACCGCAGCGTCGTCGACTTCGCCGGTGCGGTGGCCCCGGTCTGGTCGGCCCAGGTGGACACGTCCCGCGCGCAGATGGAGACCGCGATCAGCGGTGTCACCGAACAGTTCGCGGGCATCGTCGACAACCTCGACACGGTGCTCGACTCGTCCGCCGGGGTGTTGCACGGTGACTCCGCGGCCGTGTTCGACCGCAGCCGGGAGCGGCTCGGCGACGTCGTCAGCACGCTCGACAACGCGGTGGCGATGAAGCGGCAGGCGCTGGAGGAACTCCGCACGCTCAACGACCTGACCGGCGAGCTCAAGCAGATGGCGGCCGAGGTCACCGCGATCGCGTCCCAGACCCACCTGCTGGCGCTCAACGCCGCGATCGAGGCCGTGCGGGTCGGCGAGGCCGGCGCCGCGTTCGAGGTCGTCGCGCTCGAGGTGCGTCACCTGGCCGAGCGGTCGCTCAACACCAGCAGCCGCATCACCGACAAGGTCGCCGGCATCGGCGCCGCGATCGACTCGGTGATCACGAACGCCCAGGAGGGCGCCGAGCGGGAGGATCTCGCCGTCAACCAGGCCAACGGCGACGTCAACGAGGTGCTTGAGGACCTGCAGTCGGTCGTCACCGGGTTCCAGCAGTCGTCGGGCGAACTCGAGTCCGCGGCCGTCGGCATCCGTGGGCAGATCGCGTCGTCCCTCGTCGAGCTCCAGTTCCAGGATCGGCTCTGCCAGGTGCTCGAACACCTGCGTGACAACATCGCCCAGCTACCGACGGTCGTCGCCGACGTCCCGACCACGGAGTCCGGTGAGCCGCTGCCGCTGGACGCCCAACGCCTGCTCGACGCCCTCGCCGCCGACTACACGATGGTGGAGGAGCGGCTGGCCCACGAGTCGGGCGGTGCGGTCGTGCAGCGCGAATCCGAGATCACGTTCTTCTGA
- a CDS encoding protein-glutamate methylesterase/protein-glutamine glutaminase gives MSKPRIGVFIVDDSAVVRQALTARLAGSGEIDVIGAASDPIFAWERMNKIWPDVVVLDLEMPRMDGITFLKKIMATRPTPVVICSTMTTRGAETTMDALAAGAVSVIPKPTTGLKQFIQDEGGDIVSAVRAAAASNVRGAVRQPVAVGAPSAPAGALATTTDRIVAIGTSTGGTQALEVVLTALRVTCPGIVIVQHMPEKFTAAFSARLNGLCDVEVTEAVDGDRVVTGRALVAPGGRHMELRRDGAQYRVRVFDGPLVNRHRPSVDVLFRSVAKAAGRNALGIIMTGMGDDGARGLLEMRHAGAHTVAQDEATSLVYGMPHEAVLLGAADREAPLSAIPEVIHKHG, from the coding sequence ATGAGCAAGCCCCGGATCGGTGTGTTCATCGTCGACGACTCGGCCGTCGTGCGTCAGGCGCTGACCGCGCGGCTGGCCGGCAGCGGCGAGATCGACGTCATCGGCGCCGCGTCCGACCCGATCTTCGCCTGGGAACGGATGAACAAGATCTGGCCCGACGTCGTCGTGCTGGATCTCGAGATGCCCCGGATGGACGGCATCACGTTCCTCAAGAAGATCATGGCCACGCGTCCGACGCCGGTCGTGATCTGCTCGACGATGACCACCCGTGGCGCGGAGACGACGATGGACGCGCTCGCGGCCGGTGCGGTGAGCGTGATCCCGAAGCCGACGACCGGGCTCAAGCAATTCATCCAGGACGAGGGTGGCGACATCGTCTCGGCGGTGCGTGCGGCGGCCGCGAGCAACGTCCGTGGTGCGGTGCGCCAGCCGGTCGCCGTGGGAGCGCCGTCGGCGCCGGCCGGCGCGCTCGCGACGACCACGGACCGGATCGTGGCGATCGGCACGTCCACCGGCGGTACGCAGGCGCTCGAGGTGGTGCTCACCGCTCTCCGCGTGACCTGCCCGGGGATCGTGATCGTGCAGCACATGCCGGAGAAGTTCACGGCCGCGTTCTCGGCCCGCCTGAACGGCCTCTGCGACGTCGAGGTGACCGAGGCCGTCGACGGGGACCGCGTGGTGACCGGGCGGGCGCTCGTCGCTCCCGGCGGGCGGCACATGGAGCTACGCAGGGACGGCGCGCAGTACCGCGTCCGGGTGTTCGACGGGCCGCTGGTCAACCGGCACCGGCCCTCGGTCGACGTGCTGTTCCGGTCGGTGGCCAAGGCCGCCGGACGCAACGCGCTCGGCATCATCATGACCGGAATGGGCGACGACGGCGCCCGCGGCCTGCTCGAGATGCGCCACGCCGGAGCACACACGGTGGCGCAGGACGAGGCAACCAGCCTGGTGTACGGCATGCCGCACGAGGCGGTGCTGCTGGGCGCGGCCGACCGGGAGGCACCGCTGTCCGCGATCCCGGAGGTGATCCACAAACATGGCTGA
- a CDS encoding CheR family methyltransferase — protein sequence MTVTTHHPKPITHAEFAEISDLLLRRTGIRLSPGKETLVMGRLDKRLRQLGLTSYREYLDLLARPEEPELHQAIDLLTTNETFFFREPRHFDFLREEVLPAHPANRPFRLWSAASSSGEEAYTASMVLADALPNAPWEVVGTDVSARVVASAQRGLYPIAAAERIPLPLLRKYCRKGREEYTGQLAIAPDLRARVTFVRANLMDNLEGLGRFDVIFLRNVMIYFGVETKIALLERLETMLQPGGHLIVSLSETLKGVTSRLQLVEPSIYRRPADV from the coding sequence ATGACGGTGACCACCCACCACCCGAAGCCGATCACCCACGCGGAGTTCGCGGAGATCAGCGACCTGCTGCTGCGCCGTACCGGCATCCGCCTGTCACCGGGCAAGGAGACGCTGGTCATGGGCCGGCTCGACAAGCGGCTGCGCCAGCTCGGCCTCACCTCGTACCGGGAGTACCTCGACCTGCTCGCCCGCCCCGAGGAGCCGGAGCTCCACCAGGCCATCGACCTGCTCACCACGAACGAGACGTTCTTCTTCCGCGAGCCGCGCCACTTCGACTTCCTGCGCGAGGAGGTGCTGCCCGCGCACCCGGCCAACCGGCCGTTCCGGCTGTGGAGCGCGGCCAGTTCCAGCGGCGAGGAGGCGTACACCGCGTCGATGGTGCTGGCCGACGCGCTGCCGAACGCACCGTGGGAGGTCGTGGGCACCGACGTGTCGGCGCGTGTCGTAGCCAGCGCGCAGCGGGGCCTCTACCCGATCGCGGCCGCCGAGCGGATCCCGCTTCCGCTGCTGCGTAAGTACTGCCGCAAGGGCCGGGAGGAGTACACCGGTCAGCTGGCGATCGCCCCCGACCTGCGGGCCCGGGTGACGTTCGTGCGCGCCAACCTCATGGACAACCTGGAGGGCCTGGGGCGCTTCGACGTGATCTTCCTGCGCAACGTGATGATCTACTTCGGAGTCGAGACGAAGATCGCGCTGCTGGAGCGGCTGGAGACGATGCTCCAGCCGGGCGGACATCTGATCGTCAGCCTGTCCGAGACGCTCAAGGGCGTCACGTCCCGGCTGCAGCTGGTCGAACCCTCGATTTACCGACGTCCCGCCGATGTTTAG